The following are encoded in a window of Sinomonas cyclohexanicum genomic DNA:
- a CDS encoding sugar phosphate isomerase/epimerase family protein produces MTAPHVPAPGRRREVGLAQLSLLETAPPELVLIAAEAGFDFIGARVRHVTSAERPYDLQPGSPMLAETLANVRSTGVRIVDIEFLLMDGGDQRDAWLRMFEAGQALGARTMTVAGADPEPARFADSLAQMTEDGRAFGITPTLEPISYQHINSLGSAARAARAAGAWVVVDTLHFRRFGGSLPELAGIADLVPMLQLCDAPAGRPADREGLVHESRAARLAPGEGGLDLAEIVAALPSSTPVSVEAPSPADVVRLGELGWARHLRQAADAVLTQAQTLSPILPAASNGALA; encoded by the coding sequence ATGACCGCCCCGCACGTTCCAGCTCCCGGACGGCGCCGCGAGGTGGGCCTCGCCCAGCTCTCGCTGCTCGAGACGGCGCCGCCGGAGCTTGTGCTCATCGCGGCCGAGGCGGGCTTCGACTTCATCGGCGCCCGGGTCCGCCACGTGACTTCGGCCGAGCGGCCCTACGACCTCCAGCCGGGCTCGCCGATGCTCGCTGAGACGCTCGCGAACGTCCGCTCGACCGGCGTCCGGATCGTGGACATCGAGTTCCTCCTGATGGACGGAGGCGACCAGCGCGACGCGTGGCTGCGCATGTTCGAGGCCGGCCAGGCCCTCGGCGCGCGGACCATGACCGTGGCCGGCGCCGACCCCGAGCCAGCCCGCTTCGCCGACAGCCTGGCCCAGATGACCGAGGACGGCCGGGCCTTCGGCATCACGCCCACGCTCGAGCCCATCTCGTACCAGCACATCAACTCGCTCGGGTCCGCGGCCCGGGCGGCGCGGGCCGCGGGCGCCTGGGTCGTGGTGGACACCCTGCACTTCCGCCGCTTCGGCGGGAGCCTGCCCGAGCTCGCCGGCATCGCGGACCTCGTCCCCATGCTCCAGCTCTGCGACGCCCCCGCCGGGCGCCCCGCCGACCGCGAAGGCCTCGTCCATGAGTCGCGCGCCGCCCGCCTCGCCCCCGGCGAGGGCGGCCTGGACCTCGCCGAGATCGTCGCCGCGCTGCCGAGCAGCACCCCGGTGAGCGTCGAAGCGCCGTCCCCCGCCGACGTCGTGCGCCTCGGCGAGCTCGGCTGGGCCCGCCATCTCAGGCAGGCCGCCGACGCCGTCCTCACCCAAGCCCAGACCCTCAGCCCCATCCTGCCCGCTGCCTCGAACGGAGCCCTCGCATGA